TCGGCACCGAGGCCGAGGCCACATGCGGCAGCAGCGAAACGTTCGGCAGCGAGAGATATCCGGCCGGGACATTCGGTTCGTCGTAGAAGACATCGAGGCCGGCAGCGCCCAACGTGCCGTTGCCGAGGGCTGTTATCAGCGCGTCGTCATCGACGGACCAGCCGCGGCCGACATTGATGAACACGCCCTGCGGCCCAAGAGCCGAGAGGATGTCTGCGTTAATGACCTTATGCGTCTCCGGCGTCTTCGGCACGATCGAAATCAGCGTATCCACCGACTGCGCCATCTCCTTCAGCGTCGGGTAGTAATCGTAAGGCAGGGAGTCACGGGGCGTACGGGTGTGATAGCCGATCTTCACCTTGAATGGCTCCAGCCTTCTCGCGATCTCCAGGCCGATGCGGCCAAGGCCATTGATGCCGATGCGGCGTCCCTTCATGGAAAAGGGCGAGAGCGGGAAGGCTTCCTCCTTTGCCCAGCGCCCCTCGCGCAGCCAGCTTTCCGCCTTGGGAAACTGTCGCAGCGTGTTCAGCAGCAGGGCGATCGCGGTATCAGCAACCTCGTCATTCAGGACATCAGGCGTATTGGCGACGACAATGCCCTTGGAGGCAGCGTGCTTGACGTCGATGCCGTCATAGCCGACGCCGAAATTGGCAATGACTTCGAGCTTGGGAAAGGCATCGATCCAGCCGGCATCGAAGCCACCCGCAACGGCAACGCCGCGGATGCGAGCCGCGGTTTCCGCATCGACCTCCGGGCCGCCATCGCGTTCGACCGAAACGATATCGAACTGCTTCCCGAGCCTTTCGAGGACACGCGGGTGTATCTTCCCCGGAACGAGGACGGCGATGCGACTATCGGACATGAATCTTTCCTCTTGAGATACGGTTCGGCGCCGCACCGCTGCTAGCGAGCTTTGTAAGGCGCCGTCGATTGGCGGATGCGCATTTCCGGCTTGATAAGATGGATACCATCCGGCTCATGGCTTCCCGCCAGCCTATCCAAAAGCGCGCGCGCTGCAAGCCTTCCGACCTCGGCCTGACCGTTCCAGACGGTGGTCAACGCCGGCGTTGCGATCGCAGCCTCCTCCAGATCGTCATAGCCGGTGACGGAAATGTCCCGGCCGGGGACGAGGCCGGCGCGTGAAATGCCGTTCATGAGACCGATGGCAACCAGATCGTTCCAGCAGACAGCCGCCGTCGGCTTCTGCGGCAACGACAGGAAGTGCACGGCCGCCTCGAAGCCGCCCTGCTTAGAGCGTGCGCCGGGAATGCGCAGATTGGGATCGACCTCGATGCCCGCCTTGCGCAGCGCATTCACATAGCCCTGGTAACGGTCGCGCCCTGTCGAGGTCTGATCGGTGCCGCCGATCATGGCAATGGAGCGATGACCGAGGCTGATCAGATGGTTGGTCGCAAGCGAGATACCGTAGCTGTCGTCGCCTCGAAAGGTCGGCAGATCCAGCGCTTCTATCTGTCGCGCGACGAGGATGGCCGGCATGCCGTTTTCTTCAGCAAGCTCGAAATCCTCGGGCGGCGTCCCAATTGCCGGCGACATGATGACGCCATCGCCGCCGAGCTGCAGCAGCGTTTCGATGAAGGTTCGCTGCTTTTCGACGGAATCATAGTGATTTGAGAGGATGAAGGTGTGGCGGCTGCGATCGAGCTCGCTTTCGATTGCCTTCAG
The Rhizobium sp. 11515TR DNA segment above includes these coding regions:
- a CDS encoding 2-hydroxyacid dehydrogenase, with the translated sequence MSDSRIAVLVPGKIHPRVLERLGKQFDIVSVERDGGPEVDAETAARIRGVAVAGGFDAGWIDAFPKLEVIANFGVGYDGIDVKHAASKGIVVANTPDVLNDEVADTAIALLLNTLRQFPKAESWLREGRWAKEEAFPLSPFSMKGRRIGINGLGRIGLEIARRLEPFKVKIGYHTRTPRDSLPYDYYPTLKEMAQSVDTLISIVPKTPETHKVINADILSALGPQGVFINVGRGWSVDDDALITALGNGTLGAAGLDVFYDEPNVPAGYLSLPNVSLLPHVASASVPTRDAMADLVADNIIEWFARGEPVTPVPETPVKPRG
- a CDS encoding LacI family DNA-binding transcriptional regulator, with the protein product MAQKIKLSTIAETLGISTATVSLALRDSPLVAVNTREKIKDQARALGYIYNRRAASLRTSRSGIIGVVVHDIMNPFYGEILKAIESELDRSRHTFILSNHYDSVEKQRTFIETLLQLGGDGVIMSPAIGTPPEDFELAEENGMPAILVARQIEALDLPTFRGDDSYGISLATNHLISLGHRSIAMIGGTDQTSTGRDRYQGYVNALRKAGIEVDPNLRIPGARSKQGGFEAAVHFLSLPQKPTAAVCWNDLVAIGLMNGISRAGLVPGRDISVTGYDDLEEAAIATPALTTVWNGQAEVGRLAARALLDRLAGSHEPDGIHLIKPEMRIRQSTAPYKAR